The region AACATGGAATGAATTACAGCAGCGCTAGCATACTTAACACTAATTTTGTCTGTGACGTTGTAATCACGCTGTTTACGCAAATTCTGTACCTTGGACACAAACTCGCGATACAAGCCCTCTTCTTCCAATTCAGGTGTTAATTCTAGGTTGAGTGCAACTGTCAATGCACCCTCACTAACTGTAGCTAAGCCTGCTTTCTGCTTACTTTCAATCAACAATTCTTCTTCAGTTAATTTCTCTTGACGGTCATTAACTTCAACTGTGATATAAGCATTTTGCTTAAGCTCTGCATAAGCAGCTGTTCCATTCAATTTAGCCAAACTAGCTTTTAAGTCATTAAGTTCTTTACCAAAACGGCGACCTAACAGACGTAACTGTGGCTTAAATGTATAGTCAAGTAAATCTGTTGCATCTGTTTGGAAGACAAGCAACTTCACATTCAACTCATCCTTGATTTGCTCTTGGTTCTCAGCACTAATTTCCTCACCAGTCAAACCAACTACTCGCATCTCAGAGAGTGGTTGTCTGTTCTTAACTTGTGAAACGTTACGAGCTGAACGACCCAAATTAACTAATTGTCTGATTAAATCCATCTCTTTCTCTAAGTCAAGATCAATCAAACTCATATCAGCTTGTGGGTAAGTTGCCAAATGAACTGATTCTGGATAAGTACCCTCAGCCTTTGGTGCATAAAGTACATGCCACATTTCATCAGCCAAGAAAGGCGTAAATGGAGCTAACAAGCGGCTCAAAGTTTCCAAGATTGTGAATAAGGTCCGATAAGCTGCCAACTTAGAATCATCATTTGCACTAGCCCAGAAACGTTCACGATTACGTCTAACGTACCAGTTACTAAGCTCATCAACAAAGTCTTGAATCGAACGAGCTGCTGGTGTTAATTGATATTCAGACAAACAAGCATTAACTTTCTTAACTAAGCTATTCAACTTACTCAAAGCCCATTTATCAATTGGTTGCAAGGTCACATCACTCTTAGCTGTGAATGGATCATACTTGTCAATCTCTGCATAAAGTGTGTAGAAAGCCAAAGTATTCCACAAGGTACTCATAAACTTACCTTGCAATTCAGTCACTGTATCCAAACTAAAGCGGCTAGGTAGCCAAGGATTGGAGTTGGCATAGAAATACCAACGTACAGCATCAGCACCAGGTCCATCCAAAATTGCTTGTGGTTGCACAACATTGCCCTTATGCTTACTCATCTTAATGCCGTTTTTATCCAAAACTAAGCCTAAGCAAATGACATTCTTGTATGGGCTTTGCTGCCGCAACAAAGTAGATATTGCCAAAAGTGAATAGAACCAGCCACGCGTCTGATCTTGTGCTTCTGAAATAAAGTCAGCTGGGAAATGTTTAGCAAAGTATTCTTTATTTTCAAATGGATAATGGTACTGGGCAAAGAACATCGCACCAGAATCGAACCATGTATCGATAACTTCAGGCACTCTTGTCATCAATTGTTGACATTCAGGGCAAGTTATATGCACAGAATCGATAAATGGCTTATGTAACTCAATATCATCAGGACAATCGGGTGACATTTTTTTGAGTTCAGCAATGCTACCAATACAATAGCGATGTAGATCAGGACACTGCCAAACTGGCAATGGTGTACCCCAATAACGTTCTCGTGACAAAGCCCAGTCAACTACATTCTCCAAGAAATTGCCAAAACGACCATCTTTAATATTTTCAGGTAGCCAATTAACTGACTGATTATTCTTCAACAATTGATCTCTGACTTTGGTCATAGCGATAAACCAGCCACTACGAGCATAGTAAATCAACGGTGTATCGCAACGCCAGCAATGTGGATAACTGTGTGTAAATGGCAAAACAGCAAACAACAAACTGCGCTCTTGCAAATCATCAATCACCATTGGATCTGCTTTTTTACAGAAAACGCCTGCAAATTTACCACATTCTGGAGTTAATTGACCTCTCAAGTCGACAAATTGAATAGTCGGCAAGTCAAAATTGCGACCGATTTGGGCATCATCTTCACCAAAGGCAGGTGCAATATGAACAATACCTGTACCATCTGTAACTGTTACATAATCGCCAGATACGACATACCAAGCTTTTTGCTTGGACTTAGCTACCATATCTTTAGCAAATGGGAACAAAGGCTCATATTCTAAGCCAACTAAGTCGCTACCTTTGTATTCTTCAACAATTGTATAGTCTTTTTCGCCTAATACCGACTCTAAACGTGCCTTAGCTAAATAAAGGAACTCATCCCCCATATTAACTTTGACATAATCAATATCAGGATTTACGCACAAAGCAGCATTAGATGGCAGGGTCCAAGGAGTTGTCGTCCAAGCCAAAATATAGGTATTCTCAGCATTTTTCAAACTAAAGCGCACAATGACTGAGTTTTCTTTGACATCTTTGTAACCTTGAGCTACCTCATGACTGGACAGAGATGTGCCACAACGTGGACAATATGGCAAAATCTTATGGCCTTTATAAAGAAGCCCTTTCTGCCAAATCTGTTGTAATAAATACCACTCAGACTCAATGTAATAATTTTCATAATTGACATAAGGATGCTGCATATCAGCTGAATAAGCTACACGCTCTGACATCTCTTGCCAAAGATCTTTGTAACGCCAGACACTCTCTTTACACTTCTGAATGAAATTAGCGACACCATAATCCTCAATTTCACCCTTACCATCCAAATTGAGTTCTTTCTCAACCTCTAATTCAACCGGCAGACCATGTGTGTCCCAGCCAGCTTTGAAAGCTACATTGTAGCCTTGCATACGCTTCCAACGTGGAATGCAATCTTTGATTGAACGGGTCAGGATATGGCCTATATGAGGCTTACCATTAGCTGTTGGAGGTCCATCGTAAATTGTAAAATCAGGACCATCTGAATTTAATTTTAATAACTTTTCAGCTAAATTTTGCTGTTTCCATATTTGCAATCTTTTCTCTTCGCGCTCGGAAAATTTCATATCAGCATTTAACTTTGGATACATGGCTTTACCTTCCTAACTCTTACAACACTATAAAAATAGATTATAAAAAAAAGCTAAGCAAATGTCTAATTTGCCTAGCTTATAAGTATCAACAACTACCAAATTAGTGGACAAGTTCACGCCAATCTAAGTCACCACGATCAATTGCTAAAATCAAGACTTCAGCTGTAGCGATATTACTTGCGTATGGAATACTGTTGATATCACAAATATCAAGCAAACTCTGACTATATTTCAAGTATTCAGCGCCACCTTGCTTACTATCACGCAAATGAATCACAGCATCTATCTCGTTGTAACTAACTCTTTGCGTCAATTGACCTAAGCCACCAACAATATCACTTGGCACACCTGTTACACTCAAGCCAACATTCTCTTCTAGCAAACGTGCCAGATTCAAAGTAGACAATAGTTGATGTCGTTTCAACAACTGTTTATAAGCAATGCAAAAATTAATTAACAACTCATTTTTACGACTGTCTGCTAATAAAATAATCCTCATCACGTCTACCTCATATCCGCTAAGATACTATAAGAATAAACTTATTTGTTCTCTAAATCAACCAAGCTTTACTGAAAAAGCATTAATTATTTATACATTTTGCACAAAGCACAAATAGTAGCAAATTATCCTTACATTATTTATCAATAAGCGGAATATCAAGCAAACTCAAGCCTCAAAAAGCTCTCTTCTCTCTTCGTACAAACTGAGATAAGAATGCTCTGTCACAATCACATGATCCTGCAAACTAACAGCGCAATTGGCTAAGAGTTTTGCCAGCCTCTCTGTCGTTAAACAATCAGCCTCACTTGCCAATACTTCGCCGCTTGGATGATTGTGTACGAGTATAACACTTTTAGCATTGTAGCGCAAAGCTAAGCGTAACACTTCCCGGGCGTCAAAATTGGCCTCATCTAATCTGCCAATTGCAATAGTGCTTATATGTAATAGTTGCAAATGACAATCTAGGTCAAGCGCGAAAATCATTTCCTTCCCATGCTGCAATCTCGGTAATATAAATTTGTAGATAGCTTCTGGTGTATCCAAAATCAATCTAGTATTAATCGGTTTACTTTGCCAGATACGTTTGGCTAACTCTACACACGCTAATATGCGAGCGGCTTTTGCTAGGCCTATGCCCTTAATTTCAAGTAAGTCATTCACCTCCAAGTTGGCTAATTGACGAAGGTTGTGGCCAACCATCTCATTGGCCAGTAAATTAGCAGCCAGATCAAGGCTAGATTGGCCCTTTTTCCCAGATTGCAAAATAATAGCTAATAATTCAGCATTAGTTAGATAAGTACTACCTGCTATTTGCAATTTCTCATAAGGGCGCTCGCTTACATTAAGTTCGGCTAATGTAAACACTGTAATTTCCTCCTTAGCAATTTTGTATAACTGATCTTTAGCTATACATCAAGCATAAGGGATAATAATTGGAATTTGCGTTTAATTTTGCGTCAAAAATTCAAATCTGGGCCCAAAATTCAAAAAAGCAGCTCAGGTGAAACTGAACTGCTTGTTGAAATTGTGAAAAACACTCACTTATTAATACATTGCGTTACCAGCTGTACGTGGGAAAAGCTCAACATCACGAATATTGGATACACCTGTTAAGTACATCAATATACGCTCAAAGCCAAGGCCATAACCAGCATGCGGAGTTGAACCGAAACGGCGCAAATCGTTATACCAAGCATAGTCAGCAACATTCAAGTCCTTATTCAGATAAGCTTGCTCTAAACGCTCCAAGCGTTCTTCACGCTGTGAACCGCCTACAATCTCACCTACGCCTGGCACTAGGCAATCGAACGCTGCCACAGTCTTACCATCCTCATTCTGGCGCATATAGAAAGCTTTAATATCAGCTGGATAGTCTGTCACGAATACAGGTGACTTAAATACTTCCTCAGATAAATAGCGCTCATGTTCTGTCTGAATATCGCAGCCCCAATCAACAGCATATTTGAACTTCTTATCTGCTTTTTTCAGAAGATCAATTGCTTCTGTATAAGTAATACGTGCGAAATTACTGTTAGCAACATGCTCTAAGCGTTCAAGTAAGCCCTTATCAACAAATTGATTGAACATTTGCATCTCAGATGGGCAACGCTCTAAAACACGTTTAATGATATGTTTCAACATATCCTCAGCCAAATTCATCGCATCTTCAATATCAGCAAAACTAATTTCAGGCTCGATCATCCAAAATTCAGCTGCATGGCGTGTTGTATTTGAATTTTCGGCTCTAAAAGTTGGACCAAATGTATATACATTTTTGAAGCATTGCGCAAAAGCCTCAGCGTGCAACTGACCTGTAACTGTCAAATAAGTTTTCTTATTGAAAAAGTCTTGTGTGTAATCCACTTTTCCAGCTTCATTCAGCGGCAAATTGTTCAAATCTAAGCTTGTGACTTGGAACATCTCACCAGCACCCTCAGCATCATTAGTCGTAATTAATGGTGTATGAATATACAAGAAATCACGGCTATGGAAAAATTCATGAATCGCAAAGGCAGCCTCGCTACGCACTCTAAAGACAGCCTGTAACAAATTAGTACGCATACGTAAATGCGGTATTGTTCGCAAATACTCAACTGTATGACGCTTTGGTTGCAAAGGGAAATCACTTGGGCAATCACCAACGAGTACAATCTCTTTTACTTGCATCTCAAGTGGCTGCTTAGCGTTCGGTGTCAAAACAATTTTGCCACGAGCTGTATAAGCTGTACCTGTACCTTGATGAACTAACTCATCATAATTAGCTACATTTTCACGATTAACAACTAACTGCAAAGGTTGCTGATAGCTACCGTCTTGTAACGCGATAAAGGCAAAGGCTTTCTGATCACGAATTGTCCTAGCCCAACCGCTAACAACACATTCCTTGTCAGCATACTGTTTGGGATTTAACATCAATTGCTTTACTTCAACATTGTACTTCAGCATATTATTCCTCCAACCAGCTATCAATCTAACTTAAGCCTGTTCTTGTTCCTTGTGCATGCAGCAATTCTTGTATTTCTTGCCAGAGTTGCATGAGCAAGGGTCATTACGACCGACTTTTTCGCTAACAGCAATATGTTCACGGCGATAATTCTTACCAATCTCTGAAATCTCCTCAGCGCTCAACACGCTCTTCCAGGAATCTAACTTGAAAAGCCAAGTTGCTTTAGCACCGTGCATATTGTAAAGCAAGTTTCTGTAATCAATATCCAAAGCAATTTCTGTTTCAGCAGTTACATTCTTAACATCAATTGGCTGCTTCAAACTGGAATTAATACCTTCCAAAAAGCCCGTAAAAATATCAAACTTCTTACCGAAGCCAAGCTTTTCGCTCAACTCAGTTACTGTACCATGAGTTAAGTTTTCATTCTCAGGATAAGCACTCAAAATACTATCATAAGCCTTCTGCTCTAACTCATAGTATTCACGCATATAGTTTTGATATTTAGTCATATCACTAATATCTTCGCTCTTCTTCATCCAATCATCGTAAAAAGACATAGTTCTCCTACCTCGATAAACAATAAGTTCCTAAATATTAAGCTCAAATTGCTAATTCTGCAAATTTTATATCTAAATCTGTTTTGACCAGCTTAGCTAAAAGAAGATCACTCAGTGCTAATTCATCCGTATAAGAGCTCTTGTATACTGTATCACAGTCAGCACAAAACCGAATCATATCGCTTAATTCCTGAGCTGTAAATTGACGAGCTTGCGCTTTTAATTTGTTCACTTTCCAAGGACTAGCGGTCAATAAATCTGGTCTTGTTTTTGCTACTAAAAGTTCACGCATATGGCGCCCTAGAAGTAATAGTGTCACCAAAAAAACTTGTTTGTTAGCTTGCAAAATGCTCATGATTGCTTTGGCTTTAGCTAAATTCTTTGCACTAACTGCATCTAGCAAATCGAAAATATCTGCTTTCATGTCACGTTGTAAAAGCTGGTCAACAACGTTCATGTCTATTGCCGTCAAATTATTAGCCTGGCAATACAGCTTAAGCTTACGCAATTCATTCTGCAAAACAAACAGCTCACAATTGCTTCGCTCCAACAATGAAGTAAGTGCAGAATTAGTGATTTTCAAGCCTAACTTCTTAAGCTCGTTTGCTAACCAAACAGCTAATACTGGCTGCTCAACATAAGAAAAATTATAGATGGCACAATCTTGACTTTTGCTAAGAGCCTGACAGTGTTTAAGCCGTTGATCAATTTTATCTTCTAAAAACACGCAAACACAAGCTTTGCTCTGACATAAAGCTTGCATAAAAGTTTGCCACGCTGCCTGTTTCTCAACACCTAAAGCTTGCTGAAACAACTTACTCTGCTTAATCAACAGCAATCTCTTTTTGGCCATAAATGGGGGCATCTGGCATTCACTTGTGATACTAGGCCAATCAAGATTGCTTGTTTTAGCATCAATGTCTATAACATGGGCATCAATCTCTGACTTTAAATCAGAAGCTAAACCAAGCTGCACCTTTAATTTTTCTAAGGCAGCGGAAACTAAGAAACGCTCCTCACCGGCTAAGACGTAAAGCAGCTTAAACTGTTCAGCTTGTATCGCTTTAACAGCTGTCTGATACAAATTAAAACTGTTTGTAGTTTGTTTTTTCGTGTAAGCCATATCGCCAGTTTAACACAAAGCCATTTAATTGACATCAGCTACTTCTAAATAAAGCATGTGCTTTCCAAGCGTCAAGATAGCCTGTCCAGTGCCAATAATTTAAACTTGGTCTAACTAGTAAACGACCAAAAATGTTTTGCTTGATGGTTATTTTGCCCTGTAAATCAGTTCTTAAAGCAAAAACTTTGTGTCTATTTAAGCGATCGATCACCTCTCTACGTGGATGCCTATAAGTATTGCTAAAAGCGCAGGAAATTACAGCTAATTTGGGCCTAACACAATCCAAAAATTCATCACATGTACTGCCTTTCGAACCATGATGCGCTACTTTAAGTATCGGTGCAGCTTGAACTAGTTTATGAGCTAGCCAATCATTCTCAGCCTCCTTGCTTATATCCCCTGTAAACAAAGCTATATTTTGCTTATTAAATGATAAATAAAGGCCAAGGCTGTAATCATTTTCTTGCTCAGAGTATGATTTCACTTGAATAAAGTGAAGTTTTAGTCGCTTATTCAACACTATATCAGGTAATCTGTCTAACTTTAGCCGTGGCAAAGCCACTAATTCGATTTGTTTAGCTTGACAGATGGTGCTTAATTCTTGATATACAACAAACTTCTCACTGTTAGCTAAAGGTTTACTACAAATAATTGCCTTAACTTGACCTGCTTTCGCTAAGTTAAAAATACCGCCATAATGGTCACTATCAAAATGTGAAATAATTGCAAGATCAAAGGTTCGCACAGCCTGAGCCTGCATAAAATCACGAATTGTTGAAAAATTTTTAGCCTCACCTCCATCAATTAAACAATAATGTTTCTGCAAAGCTTGCCAATATTGAATAACACAAGCATCCCCCTGACCAACTGCTAAAAAGTGCAAACTATAAATTGTTAAGTTAAACAGATAGCATATGCCCAGACAAAAAGCTAAGCTAAGCAGGCTAATAAAGCGCCACTTAAAGACTGAACGCTTAATTGGCAATTTGGCTATGTAATATTGCCTAAAAAGATAGGTTAGCATAAGCATAAGTCCGGCGCTAAAAAGCTGTTTATTACTGACTTTGTATGAAGAAAAGCAATTGACCCAAGCCAAAGCTTGCCTTAAAAAGTCTAAACTAAATTTAAGTAATTCACCTATCACTCTATAAATAGGAAGCGAACAGAGATAAGCCAAAGCATTAACTATATTGAGACTGTTAAATAGCAAGGCTAAATACACAAGAATAGGTAAAATTAAACTGTTTGCTAAAATTTTGGCTAAACTTAGCTCATCATTAAGCAGATTAAATAAGCTATATACCAACTGAATAACAAGCACAATCAAGCTAGCCTGACTTATGCGACTGTTCATTAAATTTTTCAAGAAAGCATACCAATAATTAGTCTGTTTTTGTTGTTTTGCCCGATAGAAGTCTGTCAGCGAGTGTGGATAATAGCGTCTCGCCTTATTTGCCGATTTAGAAGTTAAATTAGCTATGAGTTTAGATTGAGAGCCATTAGCTTTTTGCTTACGCTGCCTAAACATTATTACTTGTAAACAATATAAAGTTAAGCAGGCTAACAAACTTAAATGGAAACTGATATTACTAATCAAATACGGTTGCCAGGCTAAGAGAAAAAAATTAGCCAAACTAGCTAATTTGAACTTGTTCAAATTACGGCCTGATAGATGGCTTATTTGCAATAAAACATATTGCAAAATTGCTCGCCAAAAAGCTATCTCTGTGAGATAAAAGCAAGCTAAGAACGCTAGCAAACAGAGAGCTAGAATTTGCCGTTTGTACCATGTAAAAGGGCTGGCCTCGACCAATAAAAAAATAAGCGCAAGCAAATAATTAACGTGCTGGCCAGATGCTACAAGCGCATGAATAATACCAGCTGTTTGAAATGCTGATTTATCTCTTTTCGCTAAATAATTGCCGTTGGCTAAGCTCACAGCTTGTGCTAAGCCCGCATCTTCTTCATTTAGGCTATGTCTTAAAAGTTGTTGCCAGTAATAATGCATATTTTGTAAGCTTACTAACGACTTAAGCAAACGATTAGGCCAACTTAATTGACTAGGGTCAATTGTCTTCCAACTTTTAACTTGCAAAATTAAGTAAATACCTTTGCTTGCTAAATAGCGCCTAGCATCAAAGCCGTCAGCTGTCAGAGCATTTGGGGGCGCTTCTAAGCTTCCTTGTACCTCCAAATAATCACCAGCTTTCAAATAAGCTGTTGTCAACTTGCTAAAACTAGAATTAGGAAAGACCAATTGTAGCCTTAATCTGTTTGGAGTTTGCGCGATACATTGCTTAGTTCCGTATTGCCTAGTCTGTAACAAGCTGGTAGTTAAGACCTTGGTCTTAATTGTTAAATGCCATTTCTCAGTTTGTAAAAAGGGAAATTGTTTAGCTAAATCTAGACTTTGATGATAGAAATGTCCCGTTAAGCGTTTGGCTGATTTTAGCTCACCTAAGATGGCTGATTGAAACTCACTTGAAACCGTACGATTATAGTTACTAATATATGGTTCAATTAATTGGCGCTGCTCTGTCAGATCATTAAAATAACGCCAAGTTAAAAAGCTAAAGCACAAAATCTGTAAGCAGGCTAAATAAAGGCCAAATTGCCAATTAAAGCCTGCCTTACATCTAGTAACGTACATAGCAACAAATTGCAAACTCAAAGCTAGTAAGAGCATCAAGCTGCCTAAGCTAAGGCTTTGCTTGATTGAAAAACTTCCTGCAAAATTAATGATCGTCAATGCATAAGCTATTACGGCTAAAGCAAATGGCGCATAGCTGAATTTAAGATACAAAGCTAAAATATAAACTAAGCTCTGTTTCGCATACTTATATGGTTCCATAGCTCTAGCTTAATTGAATTTAGCCGAGCTGTTGGGAGAAAATAAATTCAAAAATTCGTAAATTCCAAACTTAATATCTAACTACTTAAAACATTGCACGGATATATGCTAATAAGTCCTCTAATCCGCTTGATTTGCTAGCTGAAATAGCAAAACAAGGTGCCTGTATAAGTTTTTGGCAATTAAGTAAAGCTTGTTTCTGTTGCATTTTGCTCAATTTATCTGCTTTATTGAGAACAACGATGTAAGGCAGATTTTTATAATTTAACCACTCAATCATGGCTAAATCAGAAGCTTGTGGCGTATGGCGAATATCAAGTAGCAAGATGATCAAAGCAAATGAGCGGCCTGATTCAAGGTAATTATCTGTTAATTCAGAAAATTCAGCCTGTTTATTTTGACCCGCTACGCTATAACCATAGCCTGGCAAGTCAGTTAGATAAAATTCCAACTTTTTAGAGCTTGCTTTATCTGTGTCTTTGATTAAAAAATAATTGACAGCTTGGGTTTTACCAGGCTTCTGACTAACTTTGGCCAAGGCCCTTCTGCCCGTTAAAGCATTGATTAAAGTTGATTTGCCAGCATTAGAGCGACCTGCCAAGACAATCTCTGGTAAAGGTGCCAAATTAAGCTCTTTTAGGCTATAAACTGATTTAATAAATTCACTTTGCTTAAATGTTTGCGACATGCTGACTCTCTTTTCTCCATTTTGTCAAGATTATAGGCCAAATCTTAACTTATCTGCAAGCTCATAAATCTAGGTTATAATAAAGGTGTATTGTCTTTAATTAGCAAGAAGTGTATATGAACATAACTTGCATAAGTCGATTAACTACGACTATTAATAAAGAATAAGGAGTTAGGCATGCCTGAAGAGAGAATTAAAGCAAAACAGTATTTTACTTATGACCAATATGGCGAAAATCTGATGGAACCAGTTGGTCCGCTTGTAGTTATTCCAATCGGTGCAACAAAATTTTGTGAGCAAGTAAACGCTTGGTTGTACGATCGTAGAAAAGCATATTTCGCAAATGGTGCAAACCAGCAAGTCCTCGAACATCCAGGATTTTTGAGAGAGAACTATCTATTGCCGACACAGAATTTGCGTTTGGAAACAGGTGAAGGTCGTATTCATCTCACCAATACAGTCCGTGGACATGATGTCTTTTTGATCTGCGATGTCATGAATTATTCTGAAACATATAGTTTCTATGGTCAGCCTAAAGCTATGACACCAGATGAGCATTATCAAGACTTGAAACGAATTATTTTGGCTTGTTCAGGCAAAGCAAGGCGTATCAATGTGATCATGCCTTTTCTCTATGAAAGTCGTCAGCATCGTAAAAACGGCCGTGAGTCATTAGACGCTGCTTATACGTTAGAGGAATTGGAAAATTTGGGCGTACATAACGTCATTACTTTTGATGCCCACGATCCGCGTGTGGCAAACTCTGTCCCTTCCCTAAGCTTTGAAAGCATCCCTACCACCTATCAGACATTGAAATGGATGTGCAAAAAATACCCTGATTTGGAATTCAGTCGGGATAAATTAATGATCATCAGCCCAGATGAAGGTGGTGTTGATCGTGCAATGTACTACGCATCCATGTTGGGCTTAGACTTTGCAGCTTTCTACAAACGTCGTGATTACAGTAAAGTTGTGAATGGCCGTAACCCTATCATTGCCCATGAATTTTTGGGTGATAATGTGGAAGGCATGGATATTCTCATCGTCGATGACATGATTTCAAGTGGCGACTCAATGCTTGATATTGGTCGTGAACTAAAGAAACGTAAAGCTCGCCGTATTTTCTGCGCTGCTACCTTTGGTTTGTTCACTTCTGGCCTCGAACGTTTCGATCAAGCTCACGCAGAAGGCATTTGCGATGCAGTTTTAACAAGTAACCTCATTTATCTACCACCTGAATTATTAGCTAAGCCTTGGTTCTGCCAGGTCGATTGCAGTAAATTTGTTGCCCTTTTGATTGATGCACTTAATCATGATTCATCTTTGGGTGCTTTGGTTGATCAAACGCAAAAAATTGACAAGCTTTTAGCAAAATACAATAAAAGATCTAACTAAGCGTGGAGGCTAGAATGTCACTTTTATTCAATGATGAAGATTATTACAACTATAATCAGAAAAAATCAGTCCGCATGGGCTTAGTTGGGCCGCTCGCATTAATTTCCACTCAAGGAAACGAGGAATTTGTGGGCAAAATCAATGCTGAACTTTTGAGAATTAGACGCCAACAAGTTGAAGAGCATCCTGAAATTTTGTTATCTGCACCTGGCTTTTTGCGTAGCGATTACCAAGCTGCTGCCAAATTTGTGCGTTTTTCATCAGGTGAAGCCAAATGCACAATTGGTCAAACCTTACGTGGTCACGATGTATTTATCATCGCTGATGTCCTAAATCACGGTGCTACTTACAAAATGCGGAATTTTGAAGTGCCAATGTCGCCAGATGAGCATTTGCAGGATATTAAACGCGCTATCTTAGCTATCGGTAATAAGGCTGCTCGTATCAATATTGTGATGCCTTATTTGTACCAATCTAAGCAAGTTCTGCGTCGTAGCCGTGCGGCTTTGGATTGTGCCCAAATGCTCAAAGAATTAATCAAGCTTAATGTACACTCAATTGTGACTTTTGAGCCACATGAGCCTCGAATTGAAAATGCAATTCCAGAAATTGGTTTGGAACGCATCCCAAGTTCTTACCTCTTACTACGCACTTTACTTGAAAAAGAAAGTGATTTGTCTGTAGCAAAGGAAGATTTGGCTATCATCAGTCCTGATGAATCAGCTATGAAACGTGGTATTTTCTACTCATCAATTTTGGGTATCCAAATGTCCACTTTCTACCGTCAACGTGACTACACAAACGGCAAAAATGGTGTTTATCCTGTTGCTAAATATCGCTTCCTTGGTGAAAATTTAGAGGGCAAGAGCGTCTTAATTGTCGATGATATGATTCTAAGCGGCGATACAATGCTGAAAACAGCTTATCGTTTACGCAAAGAACAGAGGGTCAAAGATATTTACTGTCTTGCTACCTTCCCTATTTTCACAAACGGTCTCAAAACATATCAAGAAGCTTATGAACAAGGTGTAATTAAGGGTGTTTACAGCACAAACTTAATCTATCGCACACCAGAATTATTGAAGCAAGAGTGG is a window of Amygdalobacter nucleatus DNA encoding:
- the prs gene encoding ribose-phosphate diphosphokinase, which encodes MSLLFNDEDYYNYNQKKSVRMGLVGPLALISTQGNEEFVGKINAELLRIRRQQVEEHPEILLSAPGFLRSDYQAAAKFVRFSSGEAKCTIGQTLRGHDVFIIADVLNHGATYKMRNFEVPMSPDEHLQDIKRAILAIGNKAARINIVMPYLYQSKQVLRRSRAALDCAQMLKELIKLNVHSIVTFEPHEPRIENAIPEIGLERIPSSYLLLRTLLEKESDLSVAKEDLAIISPDESAMKRGIFYSSILGIQMSTFYRQRDYTNGKNGVYPVAKYRFLGENLEGKSVLIVDDMILSGDTMLKTAYRLRKEQRVKDIYCLATFPIFTNGLKTYQEAYEQGVIKGVYSTNLIYRTPELLKQEWYHEADTTKFIASLIDCINHNASISNLVDQTASINELLRLRQNK